In Diabrotica undecimpunctata isolate CICGRU chromosome 4, icDiaUnde3, whole genome shotgun sequence, a single genomic region encodes these proteins:
- the LOC140439404 gene encoding eukaryotic translation initiation factor 3 subunit G-like, producing the protein MPAADEIKSSWADEVELEGGALPPPSEVFENGFKIVTEYKYNEDDKKVKIVRTYKIEKRVVSKSIALRKTWKKFGDVANDKPGPNPATTIVAEDVYMQYITSKEEDNKQDEDSLDKLKGMGDKKFFKCRTCNGEHWTTKCPWKDTMFVGGKPPDDKKISAVGGAAVGETGKQGSKYVPPNLRDGGVKRTDGSNVAKRDDSSCAIRIANLSESTTETDLEDLVKQFGPIQKLYLAKDKITGGCKGFAYIHFKFRSDAAKAITMLHGHGYDHLILNVDWSKPSPNSNQ; encoded by the exons ATGCCAGCAGCCGACGAAATAAAGTCCAGCTGGGCTGACGAGGTAGAATTAGAAGGAGGTGCCTTGCCACCACCCAGTGAAGTCTTCGAAAATGGTTTCAAGATTGTTACTGAATATAAATACAATGAAGACGATAAGAAAGTTAAAATTGTCAGGACGTACAAAATTGAGAAACGTGTTGTGTCCAAGTCAATTGCTCTCCGTAAAACATGGAAAAAGTTTGGTGATGTTGCCAATGATAAACCTGGTCCCAATCCCGCGACTACCATCGTAGCCGAAGACGTTTATATGCAGTATATCACTAGTAAGGAAGAAGATAATAAACAAGATGAAGATTCTTTGGACAAATTGAAAG GAATGGGTGACAAGAAATTCTTTAAATGTCGTACATGTAATGGTGAACATTGGACTACAAAATGTCCATGGAAGGACACTATGTTTGTTGGTGGAAAGCCACCAGATGATAAGAAAATATCAGCAGTTGGAGGTGCAG cTGTTGGTGAGACTGGTAAACAAGGTTCCAAATATGTACCTCCTAATTTGAGAGATGGAGGTGTGAAGAGAACTGATGGGTCTAATGTAGCTAAACGAGATGATAGTTCCTGCGCTATCAGAATTGCCAATTTGAGTGAATCCACAACTGAAACTGATTTAGAAGATCTGGTCAAACAATTTGGACCAATTCAAAAATTGTATTTAGCAAAAGACAAGATAACTGGTGGATGTAAAGGATTTGCttatatacatttcaaatttcgtTCTGATGCAGCTAAGGCAATCACAATGCTTCATGGACATGGTTATGATCATCTTATTCTCAATGTTGATTGGTCCAAGCCATCACCAAATTCTAACCAAtaa